The nucleotide sequence TGTCTTCTtttcttataaaaattattaaaaataaatttaatatttaaaatgtaCATCTATTCTTTATCAGTTTTGCTCAGATTACTGGAGTTTCTGTTTTTGAGtaattttggtttaattttgattaaaagtatataaaattattggtataaaagggtattttagaaaattataatttGAGTGTTGTTTTAATAATTGGATGTTTAAAGGTGTTTATTTTAATTCTACgctattttaagtaattttgtttTGAGTGTTTTAACATATGAATGATTATGTCGGAAGGAgtatctttttaatattttttaatattgaaaataaaaagcgATCAATTAATTTATGCCAGATAAAAAAAAGGTAAGCGGATGCGGATCCATCAATATTGGATACGTCCGGATAGGCGGATTCCAATTACGGCCAATCCGATTGGGTCTTGTCGGTCACAAACCGCTATCTTGAATCCTTCGGAAATCACGACTCAGTGAGTTAATGAGCAGCAGTTTGGAATTTCTTTTctgaaaaataatagttttgggGTTGATCAGTCCGAAAACTGAGGAAATAATAGGCTGAAAATATGATTCTATGGTTGaccggaaaaaaaataaaattctacctTGTCTTTAAAAACTAGGAGCATTTGTATCAGGTCGGGAAGAATTTTTTAAGTTGATCCTCTTACGTTTAAGTCAGTTTTTAAATCAGtcaaaaagaataataaaaattaatagtaGTTAAGAATGTGTAGATAACGAAGTGTTGTGTGTTGGACCctgtggtaattttgatgtgatcaactaagttggttaggtcatgcgttgtatttgatccctgtgtctgagtgtgcaagagcttaggagcacaggaagtcgagcggaagacgcagctagcgagaaggacggtacgggaagggagccgacggggctcggtgcgtccgaaggacgagagagctgcggaagagtactccggtggacgtgaagagcgtgcacggcgttcgagggacgttaagccaggacggaaggctgctcgaggaaggtcgaaaattgggttcgggtgagccctatttcagttgaccacaatcacccaaaagatcggagcatcggaagtcgcaacaagctggaaacgaagtcaaaggagctgagctgccagcttggaggcgccttcagccaggttggaggcgccttcaaccagtcaaagtgaccgttctgcgcacggataaagttttatccgctgactcccatggaggcgccttggaccctcgttggaggcgccttggagcctcgggatagaatttccaggacctatataaaggcacctggagctaggaattcaacaacaactcaagcaatcaatctgtaagcaattcctaagcaactagtgagctacaaaagtgtaaaaggcttctccgccttcagagaaggagaattttcttagtgcgctcttttctactgtcctggattaacaacctctttggttgtaaccaggttaaatccctgagtctattttctgttcctgtttctttttctgttttgttaatttatttgctattattattgctgatttaaattctgagttaaaatccgaggagggtagtttttatttttgatttcagtaattcacccccctcttgtcggtctccgctGCGCCAACATTGTATACCTCCGTCTGTAAATGAAGACCTCCTTTTAAAAGGATCATTGTAACGTCTGTGCATGCGTTTCAAAACATATTCACATTTTTCAAAGCATCCTAAAAAAGACAAGTCAGAAAGTGTCTCTGATATTTTTCcttaaatgaataattaaatatataatgtGACAGGTTAAAAACTTCCAAAGTATGATTTGTATGTTAGACATGCTCTGTTGTCAGTGGCACAAACTTCCaaaaaaatatgatatataaGCGGGTCTCATTTATTGATCGACCAGAAGTCACTCGATAGAAATGATCTAATTAGGTCGTACTGAACAGAGCTATCGATCTGCCCTTCACTTGGCTTTTCTATTATTGGATCGCTACCTTTTGTCTGACCAGACATGTCGTCTGATCGGCAAGGACAATGAgtagaaaaatttattatttgaCTCTTAATCCCAATCATAAATTTTCGGAAAATGATAGTTCGGATTATCACATCCAATTGATATTAAATATCTAATCAGCCAACTTCATCTAATAGGTGGTCCTAGATCATTgactattttaattttgatctctACCTTAACTGTTCTTCCCTACTGTAATCCATTTTTAATGGGATCCTCTTCATCACCGTAAaactcaaaaaaattaaaatgccgTTCCTCGTTTGACAAATCGTCATGTGAACGCTCTTGCGCTAATTAACGTATCATTTAAAATAAACCATCTAAATACTCTCGGATGGATTTTAAGATTTAAATGATAGCAAACTGGCTATTAGACTAGTTTCTATAATGGGTAATAGtgagttattagtttctgcaatattgtcactatttttttttattaattttactcATTAGagaatgatatcttaattaaaataatattttaataagtaAAATAAATTAAGAAGAATTCTGGAcactatattttaaatatatatgttaaaataataaagaaactcAAGCGATTATCCATCTACAAATCTAGTATCTTTTAATTATATTTCCTATTTAGAGAAATATTTTTTACAAATACGGGATTTGAATCACGATTATCTGGATGATAATCTACATATCCTTTGGTGACATCATAATTCCCTagacttaaaataatattttaataaataatacaAAGATCTCATGACAtctattatttttaaatgaatatGTATCTAGAATATAACAGGCAGTTGTTATAATATATAGTAACTAATTactaattttatatattatagtaGTTATCTCAAAGTTTCTATACATTTTTGAGATAAAATTATCCATGAACACCTATTTGATTATTTGCTTTTAATTTTTACCAAGAAAACTGTAAATAAGTAAAACACTGAAAGATGTCATGTCAGAAATGGCAGCAAGGTATGGTCCGGTTGAATGAAGGTTAATGAAAGGACATGAGAGCTACCAATTTTGCATCGAAAGGACGCGGCATCCGTAAGAGACTTCAGTGCCAACAAACTTTAGCACatattttttttgctttttcAGAAAAAAgtgatatttttctttaatttaaagtaCGCTATTATTTTGACCTCTATATTCAGAGAATAAATTGAATCGAATTGTCGTGAATAAATTAGGTATTGAGACATAAAGCATTTGTTAAAAATACAtaatgaataaatttaaataatttattaacgaCAAATGCTCAAAGGCatatataaaattttagaattcCTAAAACACATATCAAgatttcattatttttaaaagacAATCAAATTACAATTGTACCCTTTTGCATGCATGTAATTTTTTTTCGCTCTTTCTCTTTcatcttttctcttttctcttttcttctactaaattaaattaaattaatttaaacatcatctaaattttaataaacaatccttgatatttatttatttttatttttatttttaaaattttataaaaaatttaaaaaatatataaatagttaataaaatattttttatatatttttttgcaTTATCTTCAATTTTTTAATACGTAATTATAAaagagtaaaaaataaaaataaaattaataacaaaagttaattttattaataaaaataataataataataaaaataaattactttGGTGTTGGTTTGATCAAACTAGTAATATTGTGGTACTGATTTCtaaagattaaaaataattttagagttTTGGAAATTTACAATAATAAATAATCctctaaatttatttaattttaattttataaatttatttaaaatatataaaaataaggttaatcaaacattaaaaatattttttcctattttaatatcttaaaaaatttaatatgtaattataaaagagtaataaataaaaataataataacaatagttaattttattaataaaaataaaaaattactttgGTGCTGGTTTGACGAATACCACAATAGTATTGATTTGATTAAATTAGCACCATGGTGgtgctatttttaaaaatagtatcATAGTATTTTAAAAGTTTCAAATCATTTTAAGCACTATTTTGAGGGTTTTAAAATAGTAAAAGCGAGTTTATTTGGACTCATGTTCTCCTAATAAATCCACTGAAGTTGGAATGAGCCCGATCGAAattctctaggtctatcaatgaATTTTGATTGAAATCCATCGATGGACTTAAACAACTTGGATTTCTATATTTTTACAATTAGATAAAAGTATGTAATGTGTAGAAGGTAAATATAATGAGAAATCTTAATCCTGAGTCTCCTACACGAAGTTATATGCTTGTACCAATTTGTACAAAGTCTAAAACTTTTTAAACCTTTTGAGCAATGCTAGAAATCCTGTAAGATAATAATGAAGAACACATTTGGACTCCTGAGCACTTTAGAAACCTATATGAGTGGGAATGAGCCCGATCAGAGCTATCTAAATTCATCAATGAATTTTGATTGAAATACATTGATGGATCTCGacgacttaggtttctaaaattttataatgAGATAAAAGTGTGAAGTGTGTAGAATGTATATATAGCTTCTACATACTAATCTCTCTCATCTCatgataaaattttagaaatccaaatATCTTAGATTCATTAAtaagtttcggtcaaaactcattgatagacGTAGAAATCTTTAATTGGACTCATTCCAAATCTTTTAAGTTTCTGTAGTGTCCAGGAGTCCAAGTGTGTTCTCCATTATCatcataaaagatttctaataTTGTTCAAATGATTTAGAAAGTTTCAGACTTTGTGTCACATTGGTCTATAACTTCTTGTAAGAGACCCAAaactaaaatttcttaccatatctATTTTCTACACATTTAGCACTTCTATCTCATtgtaaaattttagaaatcaaaGTCGGGTCCATCAATAGATTTCGGTCAGGATCCATTGATAGACTTAAATAGCTATGATCGAACTCATTCCAACTCATATAGGTTTTTACAGTGCTCAAGAGTCCAAATGTGTTCTCCATTGTTATCGCACATGATTTCCAGCATTGCTCAAAAGGTTTAAAAAGTTTCAGACTTTGTGCAAATTGGTACAAGCCTATAACTTCACATAGAAGACTCAGGATAAAGATTTCTCACCATATCCACCTTTTACATACTCCACACTTCTATCccattgtaaaattttataaatccaAGTCATCTagatccatcaatgagttttgagcAAAATctattgatagacctagagagtttCGATCAGACTCATTCCAACTTCAATGGATTTATTAGGTGAACATGAGTCTAAATAAACTCTCTTTtacaattttaaatcattccaAAAAGTTCTTCAAATGATTTGAAACTTTCATAACACTATGATATTAGTTTTTGAAGACTAGCACCACAGTGGTGCTAGTTTGACCAAACTAGTACCAAagtgaattttttatttattattaaaatcaactcttgtttttaattttaattttctgttTATCCTTTTATAATTGCATATTAAAAAATTGGAGATATTaaaaataggatttttttttaatgttatatatatatatatatatatatatatatatatatatatatatatatatattattttttattaaatttttaaaaataaaaataaataaatatagagaATTATTTATTAAAgatgtttaaattaatttaatttaatttaggagGAAAGAGGAGTTGCATGCATGTAAATGGGTAAAATTGTATTTTGATATGCCTTTTAGGAATAATGTTCTGAAATTTTATGTTTGCCTTTGAGAATTTACTGATTTATTaaacaataaataaatttagataaTATGTATTCACCTTATTTAAATAGTCAGTAGGTTGATTAATTTTAGACTCGGTgctgttaagaaaaaaaaaaagtcgtCTCTTTACCTTGTCGGAAAGTAACAAGTCTGATGCTTGTCATAACGTTGACGATGCGACAGAATATTCAACTTCCATTTTCAGTGGTCATCTCAACGTGGACTTCGCTATCTTAACGAATCAACTgaaagtaaaaatattttaacccCGGATTCCTTGTAGAGTGGAAAAATGGGAGAACGACTTTTAGGCCTTCAGAAAGAACAACGATTAAGTGCTCCAAAGGGTTGCACAGTCTAATGAAACAAAGTATAGGTTGCACAGTCTAATGAAACAAAGAATAGTTCGGACGGAGAGCACTCGATCGAGAGGCTCGCACAAGATACGCCACCAGAAGAGAGTCTCTCAGCTCAACATAATACATGGAACAAACAATAGTTAATACATATGTAAGGAAGGGAGATGAACATTAAAGTAAAACTGAAGCGAAGCAAAGCACAGAATTGAGAAGGAACAAGATTCAATAGGTCGGATAGTAGTATCCGCCTGCGGTGTTGTAGGCAGCCGGCATTCCGTAGGGCATTGTGGGGTTGGCCATGAAGGTGTTATTGATCCTGGCCAAGCTTGGTTGGCCCTGCATACCATCCTTGGAGTACTGCTGCCAGACGAGCTGCTCTTGGACTAACAACTGTTGTTTCTTCTCTATCTCCGCCATCTGAACATAGGAAGGTGCTGGGATACTGAGGGATGCAACGAAAGGGTCCTGCCCGATTGTCTGAACCGTGCCATCAGGCGCGGGAAGGGCAAGCACAGGAGCAGCACCTCGTCCAGGCACCGGCAAGGCCACGCTACTCGCACTCCCTGCACTCGCCTGGGCATTAACCTGCTGCCTCACTGCACCTTGATCATACATGCCATTCAGTAGTAATGGATCCAATCCCCCGCCCATTGCAGCCTTCTGCTTTGAGAGATTGCTAGCAGTCTCCACGAGGGCAAGCTCCCAGTCTGCTTTTCCAGGTTCTGCTGCAGGATTTTGCCATGCGGAACTTACTCCAGAATCCCCGTTAGATGAAGGGAATGGTTCCCATGAACCATTTACACCACTGGCTGCTGCCGGCCCCTGGAAAAGGGTTAATGCAAGCCTATTAGAGTGGTCGTTGACAGTCAAGCCATCCTCTCTAAGATCCACCAGGTCAGGTTGGGGTTCCGGTGGTTGCTGCTTGATTGGTTCCACTGTCACCTTTGCTGGCTCTGGCTCTTCTTCCTTGTAGTCAGAAGGTGCAGGAAGAGCTTTGATGCTGTTCATATCCTGCTCTGGTTCTTTGTCCTCTGCAGGTGCAGGGATTGTCTCTTTTAGAGGGCTCTTTGTGCTCCTCCCTCTATCCCTCATAAACTCCTCGAGTGTCTCCAGAAGCTTGTCAGTAATGCGTTGCACCTCTGGGTACTCAGAAGACCTTGCCACTCCTGTATCCTTGCACCAAGCATAGAAAGCACACAGCTCATCAATCTGCTTTGCAGCACTAGCATATGCCTCAAATGATTTGACACAGTCAGGATACTCCATGTCAAAGAAGCGGTTTAGAAGAACAGCTAGTATCTCACATATATCCGCGTAAAGCTGAAAGCTCTCTCGGACAAGAGGGTAAAGAGCAATGAGAATCATCCTACAATGTTTTGCATTGCCCGTGGGACGACAAGCAAGGAAGCGCTCAAGTAGCTGTTGCAAATGGTGCATCCTGCCAAACACCCTCTCTAGCTTCATGTCATTCAGTGGTGTCAGTGGCTTCTTCTCTTCCCCATTCTGGCGTTCTTCATAATACCCATCTCTGCCATTACTTTGAGGGGATGAATAAGAGGACCTTCCATAATTCCCATGTGCATAAGGATCATGGTCACCAAAATCAGATCCATTTCGTTGAGGGGATTTCCAGCGGTTGGTTCTAGATTCATTTGAGTGTTTGCTACCACCACCTTGTTTCCTTTCATACATTATGCACTCTAACCGCTGATCCAAATAGAGTGCATAAGTGCGAACAAAAGCAGAGTGATCCCAGGAATTGGAATGCGCCTCATCGCGGAAATCAGACATGTTTAAGAGACGGGTTCCTCTCCTGGTGGCATAAAGAATCTCATGTTGGAATGCAGGATCCCCATCGACCATAAGACGATGAACAAGAATCAGGGCTTTGAGAGCCACGACCCAGTCATGGGTTTTACTGAGCCTCCTTGAAACACTAACCATGCAAGCACTAACATAACCCCTAGAGTGGGATGTAAGGTTCAGAATCTCATATAGGTACTTCTCATTAGAAGGTTCATCGTCATGACTGGTTGCCTTGACAATAGCCACATCAAGTTCAGGAGCCATGTTGCTTGAAACCTTGGCCAGGCCAATGCTAGTCTGGTCCTTCATTGTTCCCAGAGCCTTTCTGATGCTAGGTGCCATTTCTTCCCTTCCCGTAGACTATCTGCTAACTTGTATGTGTGCTTCTTTATATCCTTTTAGTAAGGTGTTGCCTGGAGAATTTTATTAGTGTCAAGCACGAGAAGCATAATAACTCACTGAATTTGCTCAAACAAGAGTTACAAGAAGTTACAATTTACTGTTGATAAATGTCTAATATACACATATAATAATGTTCATCATGCATTAAGGCAAGAAAATTTTGAGGCAATTTGCAAGGTGAAATAATGCCATGGACTTGTTCTGGCCATTGTAAACTGAAAAGTAGAATCCATTTTCCTTTCAATAAATCAAGAACCAAAATGTCCAAAAAGCAACCAAATCGAGTTAAACGAGAAGATTCTTTGTAGTGAGAAAGAGCTTGCAACTTGTCGGTAGAAGACAAATCAAGGTACTAGATCAATACTTATGTCCAAATGTGTTGTGTAAGTTCAGGATGCGATAATGTACAAAACTTGTAACAGCCTTCCAACACGACAAGGGAAAAACCCACTGTGTACTCTTAGATGATCATTCTGTCACAttaatcttcttttttttctcctcGGATAATTTGACACACCTTTAGTTGTTCATAAACTAGCAGTTAGCTGAAAAGAAATAATGGACTAAAATTGACCACTCATCTCATCGATCCCTGTTACAAAGAAAATGGACTACATTCTACATGGATCAAAGGCTTGAAAAGACATTGAGATCTCCAGTAACTTCAGCCGACTAATGAATTCGCAGAAGATTTTATATAAGAAAAAAGAAACAAGAAATGAACTCAGAAGCAGCTTTGACCGCAGATCTGAATCGGCTCTTAAATCTATTAACATCTAGATGGTTAAAATTAAGACTAACAGCAGTAGCAAACTCACTGGCAGGTCTATAAAGGATGTTCAATAACGCGACCAGAAAACGAGAGCATAAACAATCACCTGATCACGGCGACCTCTTTCGCCAAAGCTAGTCTTTTCACACGCTGATCTCGATTTTGAAAAGAGTGATCTAGCCGACGCCCAGATCTGCTTGCGACCTACGAGTCTCCCCTCACAAATCCCTCAATTTCCGACGCCGTTGGCGAGAAAACCAGCGGCAATTGCGATGGCGCTACTCTTCTGCTTGTCTCCAGCTTATCCTTCGCTTttggttggggggggggggggggggatatcgTCGGCAATGGCGCAGGGACAGGACGAGAGATTTGGTCAGAAATCGCCGTCGAACGCAGCGGCTCGAGCAAAACCAGCAGGCAATAGAGCGCtcgaaaataaacaaacaaataaataataaaaataaaggcaATGAAGATGCGTATAGGAGGAATTAAGAGAGGGGGTGGATGTGGTGACATAAAAGAGTCTAAGCGATACAGACTATCAGCCGTTGGATTTTCTCCGCCGAAGTTGTGAAGATATCGCATAGTAAGATTGGTGCGGGGTTGTGCAGAGACGGGAGTTGGGTACAGCTCAGCTCGGAGTCGGACTACGGGCCAATCGAGAAGCGACACGATTAAATAAAACGGTGGGTGGGATATGAGCGTAACGGATTCGCCGATATAGAAACAAGGATTTTTTTGTTGCCACTCTTTGGTCTTTGCCGGGTCTAGTGGTGTTACTAATTTTAACATagttttttaatatataaataaggGTAAATTTTAGAAGGACATTATAAAAAAGAGACCCTCACTATATTTTTCATATAAAAGATATCCTTATTCCATTGTTATTGTAATaactattatattattttataataaattaattcaattaattaaaaaataatataaaaatattttcatatcatttttcaaaacagtaataattatataaatttgaTCACAATCTATTTAGCTTGATCAAACAATTATAGAGAGGGGAGTCATGTTTCGATTCTTAACAGATTTAAATATTGATTCAAATTATCTCAGGTCTCCTGAGACTAGATTTCTtggttcattaaaaaaaattaattagattggAAGATGAATTACTTATAATTATAATTGGATCATGACCATGATTTGATCATAACTAGTTGTTATCTCTCTGATTCCACCGCCTCTTAGGATATAATTTGGACTGGGATGGATGATCGGAGGCTCCTAGAGACGGTGACAAATGGCCATATTACTAGGTGTCGAGCAAGAGAGGCCTTCAGATAACTTTCAGCTATTTTTCCTGATCTAAATTATAACCTAGAAGatgatgaatttaaaaaaatcatcacaaCTAACTACATCAAATCATATCATAATTCGGAAGATATGTCACcgttgatttacctcctcctaggatttttgtggggccaggcctagggggccgctgggtgGGGGGACCCGCCTTTTTTGTACAATAATTcgataataattataaattatttatcccTGATCTATTCTTTTACTGACCAAAAAATCTAACGATTTATTTGACGCTTAAGGGCAGTGCCCCTGATGGCAGATCAAATCTTCTGTCCCGAAACTCTCCCTATCCCTCTGTCCCACGCAGAAAACGACACCCGACTCGTGAGAAACACGTGACGAAGGCAGAAACCAAAAGAGCAACCGATCTgctagaccgatcaggacatatcctgatcggtctgggaggcttctaatcggtctgtggaccgatcaacctataagttatctgatcggtctgtagaccgatcaggaaacgatgggattcagaggacaatagggatcggtctgtggaccgattcacctataggctgatcggtccacagaccgatcagaagcctcccaAACCGATCatgatatgtcctgatcggtccagcggaTCGGTTGCTCTTTTGGTTTCCGCCTTCGTCACGTGTTTCTCATGAGTCGAGTGTCGTTTTCTGCGTGGGACAGAGGGACAGGGAGAGGGAGAATTTCGGGACAGAAGATTTGATCTGCCCTGATGGACCCCACCTACTCCCTCATAGGTGAGGGCACTGCCCTTAAGGATAGATTCAAATTATCTAGATCTGACCTCCTACAAAATAAATAGATCATTCGGCTaatactgaataaatctatataatTTATCTCCTTATAAAATATATAGCAACATCCTAAGGGACTATTTCACTTTTGACCATTACATCCAATTATTATACCAATTATCAGAAAGTtcctataataaaaaattaatataattttttttattatataatattttgagcaaactaaaaaaaataatttattttgacaTATTATATCAATTACCTTATATACTATCTATTATAAGAGCTCCTCTatgattgttaaaaaaaatattgaaataaatgtattTTTTTATAAGAGAATACGATAGTCATCTattgatttattttttgaaaaaaatattatcttcttTTTAGGGGGGTAAATGAATCAAGTCGTTCGTGagttattcgaaactcgattcgataaaaattcGTTTGAACTtgtttaatgagactcgttaagataaacaaatcaaactcaaacttCACAATACTCAACTCTTTAGCttgtgaacacgttcgttaaactcatgaataaacttttaaataaaaaaataataattttgatattgaatttatagattttacattctacttatgaaaaatatagataaatataataaataaattatattaaatttatttattagaataaaattataaattttaataagaatattatatttttttctaaatatataatttactttttaataaatatttaaatttataatttatatttattaagctcgtttaggctcgataaaagttcgaataaactcgtgaaccatgaatatatttgttaaataaagttcgagctcggttcaattataaacgagtcaagctcaaatattcaagagttcgactcgactcggctcggctcggctcaattagacccttattttttttatatgagaATAATTAGAGATGCCTTTTGATTCAGACTTTATTAATAAaaactcttatgatttattttatttttatatatacttAAATTTTATATCATTTAGAATGTTGTAAAAATGTAAAATGGATAGAGTTCGATAATAAATCTTTATCTCTAAGCAAAGCTTTTGGTTGATATGGATCGCATGTCATGCTCTATCAGAGGGAATTAGAAAATAATAGGCCATGATCCAATTATAAAGGAATAGTTTTGGTACCTGAATTCGTTTTTTTAATATTAGACTACACTAttgttttgatatttttatttatttatttattttgttttaaaattgaaaaagaagtGGACTGCATCAGGTTCACATTTACGCTGACCCCCCTGTTTCTGGAAACCTCAGCTCCACTTGCGACATATCCTACGGTTGCGGTGGACTCCGCCACGCAACGCACACTGGGAACTGTCCGATCGTAGACGGACGGTTGTGATCCCTTCCAAGGCCCGTCCGCGTCGTTTTTGCCTTGCTTCTGCAGCGATTGACCTGGACACCAGCTGTCGCGAGCAACTCACGGAACGCGTTACCAGATATCGCGATGAGGAAGAGATGACGTCATGAGAAATCTGCTGACCAGGCTCCATCCTTTCGCTAGCGTCTTCGATGGAGCTACGAGCGTGGAATGAACGTGTTCCCTGTTTCTGGTGAGACAGGTCAGCTACATTTATGGCAAAGTATTAAACCCTGACCCTGCTCGCCGACTAGTCCCTATAAACTTTTTGCGGTGCGTGAAAAAGCAAGAGGAGAGAGAACGAAAGAGGGTAAGGGGGAGGCAGGCCGGAATCTTCGTGGAATATTCCGTGTAGGCAGCGGATTCATCGGCTGCGTCCGATCGGGAGAGCTGGTGGATAGGAATGGCGAGCGACGACGCGGTAGCAATCCAGGTCGCCAAGAGGGCCGGGGAGCTCAGCGTCATCACCATCAATTGCCCCGATCAGACGGGCCTCGGATGCGACCTCTGCCGCACGATCCTCGAGTTCGGCCTTCGCATCACCAGAGGAGGTGATAgtggttattattatttttacaattCTGTTAGTTTTATTCTTGCTTGGGCGAATCCCGATGT is from Zingiber officinale cultivar Zhangliang chromosome 7B, Zo_v1.1, whole genome shotgun sequence and encodes:
- the LOC122006781 gene encoding probable clathrin assembly protein At4g32285, which gives rise to MAPSIRKALGTMKDQTSIGLAKVSSNMAPELDVAIVKATSHDDEPSNEKYLYEILNLTSHSRGYVSACMVSVSRRLSKTHDWVVALKALILVHRLMVDGDPAFQHEILYATRRGTRLLNMSDFRDEAHSNSWDHSAFVRTYALYLDQRLECIMYERKQGGGSKHSNESRTNRWKSPQRNGSDFGDHDPYAHGNYGRSSYSSPQSNGRDGYYEERQNGEEKKPLTPLNDMKLERVFGRMHHLQQLLERFLACRPTGNAKHCRMILIALYPLVRESFQLYADICEILAVLLNRFFDMEYPDCVKSFEAYASAAKQIDELCAFYAWCKDTGVARSSEYPEVQRITDKLLETLEEFMRDRGRSTKSPLKETIPAPAEDKEPEQDMNSIKALPAPSDYKEEEPEPAKVTVEPIKQQPPEPQPDLVDLREDGLTVNDHSNRLALTLFQGPAAASGVNGSWEPFPSSNGDSGVSSAWQNPAAEPGKADWELALVETASNLSKQKAAMGGGLDPLLLNGMYDQGAVRQQVNAQASAGSASSVALPVPGRGAAPVLALPAPDGTVQTIGQDPFVASLSIPAPSYVQMAEIEKKQQLLVQEQLVWQQYSKDGMQGQPSLARINNTFMANPTMPYGMPAAYNTAGGYYYPTY